The bacterium genome window below encodes:
- a CDS encoding DUF3187 family protein, whose product MRLVRPESLRRLQAGSTVAATLVWLAVLCLPPAAAAEQPSSDRRLEPVPLRTVSPLRLIFFQLAPEGAGTLRHGESVFGVDLSESNVLHIRNLPPSEFDAEINLEITRVNLRYRRGLSDKLDLGVELPLYQYHTGLLDGSIRSVEDSLGDLKVQRAFERESPANALFRFQLKRDGETFFELPGPRSGLGDLAITLKRIVLAQSGRRPAFAWRAALELPTGDKDYLMGSGDVDVSVGVASDYRWPRWAVHGNLNATFPFGGPFEDVGLNTPPMISGHVGGAYRLSTWALHFQLAGTTKPFELARVREPSPLPSDSFENFGGSIIDGTLGASRPLGSRGQLWLAIVEDVLNSTNAASDVSLLVSVIQRSR is encoded by the coding sequence ATGAGATTAGTCCGACCAGAATCGCTGCGGCGTCTGCAAGCAGGCTCGACGGTGGCCGCGACCCTCGTTTGGCTCGCGGTGCTCTGCCTGCCGCCGGCCGCGGCGGCGGAACAGCCTTCGTCCGACCGTCGCCTGGAACCGGTTCCGCTGCGGACCGTCTCTCCACTCCGCCTGATCTTCTTTCAGCTCGCGCCGGAAGGGGCTGGCACTCTGAGACACGGCGAATCGGTGTTCGGCGTGGATCTATCCGAGTCCAACGTTCTCCATATCCGCAACCTTCCACCGAGCGAGTTCGACGCCGAGATCAACTTGGAGATCACGCGGGTCAACCTGCGTTACCGACGAGGTCTTTCGGACAAGCTCGACCTCGGGGTCGAGCTTCCCCTCTACCAGTACCACACGGGACTCCTGGACGGTTCGATTCGCTCGGTCGAAGACTCCCTCGGCGATCTCAAGGTGCAACGAGCCTTCGAGCGGGAATCTCCGGCCAACGCGCTGTTTCGGTTCCAGCTGAAACGCGACGGTGAGACCTTCTTCGAGCTGCCCGGCCCCCGCTCGGGCCTTGGAGACCTCGCGATCACGCTCAAGAGGATCGTGCTGGCCCAATCCGGACGGCGACCGGCGTTCGCCTGGCGAGCCGCCCTCGAGCTGCCGACAGGTGACAAGGACTACTTGATGGGAAGCGGTGATGTCGACGTATCGGTGGGTGTCGCCAGCGACTATCGGTGGCCACGCTGGGCGGTCCACGGCAATCTCAACGCCACCTTCCCGTTCGGCGGCCCGTTCGAAGACGTGGGCCTGAACACTCCGCCGATGATCAGCGGTCACGTGGGCGGCGCCTATCGCCTGTCGACCTGGGCGCTTCATTTTCAGCTGGCAGGCACCACCAAGCCCTTCGAACTGGCTCGCGTTCGCGAGCCCAGTCCTCTTCCATCCGACTCCTTCGAGAACTTCGGCGGCTCGATCATCGACGGCACTCTCGGTGCCAGCCGACCTCTGGGCAGCCGCGGTCAGCTGTGGTTGGCGATCGTCGAGGACGTCCTGAACAGCACCAACGCCGCCTCGGACGTGTCGCTGCTGGTGAGCGTAATCCAGAGATCCCGCTGA